TGGCCATCTACATCAAGTGGTTTAGCCAGTACACAACATGGCTCGACTCGGTGCCGCAGTGGACGCTTGCCCTCGTCGTCATCTGCAGCATCTTGGTATTCAACATGCTTTCGGTGAAGATCTTCGGTGAGCTGGAATACTGGTTCTCACTGATTAAGATCGTCGCTCTGATTATCTTTATGCTAGTGGCCATCGGTGTTCTAATCTTTGGTCATCCGAGTGGAGACCCGACTGGCTTCAGCCTGATTTCTAGTACCGGTGGCTGGCTGCCTAATGGCTTGCTACCTGCCGTGATTGTCATCCAGGGTGTTGTCTTTGCTTATGCAGGTATCGAGCTGGTGGGTACCACCTCCGGTGAAACCAAGGACGTAGAAAAGCACATCCCGCGCGCGGTAAACAACGTGCTCCTGCGTATTTTGGTCTTCTACTTTGGCTCTGTTCTGCTGTTGACCCTAGTGCTGCCGTACACCAACTACGTGGCAGAAGTGTCGCCCTTTGTGACCTTCTTCGAGTCCCTTGGCGTTGGCGTGGCCGCTCCAATCTTCCAGCTGGTGGTTATTACAGCCGCTATTTCCTCGCTTAATGCTGGCCTGTATTCCACCGGCCGCATTATGTACAACATGTCTACTTCTGGCTCGGGCCCGAAGTTCGGTGCCCGTATGTCAAAGTCGGGCGTGCCCTATGGCGGCATCGTGATGGCAGCCCTGGTGGGCTTGGCAGGTGTCTTCCTCAACTATGTCGTGCCTGAGATGGCATTCGAAATCGTCCTCAACCTGGCTGCGTTGGGCACTCTAGCCTCGTGGGCTGCGGTTGCTCTATCTCACCTGAGGTTTATCCAACTATCCAAGAGTGGGCGTTATACTCGTCCTGGGTACCGCTCACCATTTGGTCAAGGCGGAGACTGGGCGGTACTGATCTTCATTGGCCTGGTAATTATCCTGATGGCCTTTGATTATCCGATCGGAACCTATGCGCTTGCATCGACCGTGCTGCTCATTCCGGTCTTTGTGGCAATGTGGTTTGCATGGCGCGAGCGTATCCGCACTATTGCGGAGGAGAGGAAGGCAAAGCACCTGCCAACCTCGAGCTTCCCTGCCGCACCACAAACAGACCTTCACTCCAAGAACTAAGAAAGGAATTCTTATGAACCACGCTGTTAAGTTTGTAGACGTCGAAAATATGGCGCGCTGGATTCAGCGCGAAGGCGTAGAGAACATCATTACTGGAATGGTGGATTACCTCGAGGCTGACTACCGCGAATGGGAGCGCTTTGACAAGATTCCGCGCGTTGCCTCCCACACCCCGTTCGGCGTCATCGAGCTGATGCCTACCTCTAACGGTAAGGAGTACTCCTTCAAGTACGTTAACGGTCACCCGTCCAACCCTGCTCGCGGTTACCAGACCGTTACCGCATTTGGTGTTATCGCTGACGTCGACAATGGTTACCCGACCTTCGAAGCAGAGATGACCCTCCTTACCGCGCTGCGCACCGCCGCCACCTCCGCCATGGTGGGCAAGCACCTTGCGCGCAAGGATTCCAAGCGCATGGCGATGATTGGTGCTGGCTCGCAATCCGAGTTCCAGGCATTGGGCTTCCGCGGCGTCATGGGCATCGAAGACATCACCATTTACGATATCGACCCTGAAGCAGTGGAGAAGTTCAAGCGTAACCTGGAGCCGCTCGGCTTCAACATCACTGCTTGCTCTAGCGTCGACGAGGCAGTATTGGGTGCAGATATCATTACCACCTGCACCGCCGACAAGGCTCAGAACCAGATTCTTGCTGATCGCCACGTTGCCCCAGGCGTACACCTCAACGCAGTTGGCGGTGACTGCCCAGGCAAGACCGAGCTAGAGAGCTCCATTTTGGACAAGTCCAAAGTCTTCGTGGAATTCCCGGAGCAGACCCGCATCGAGGGCGAAATCCAGCAGAAGCCGGAAGACTTCCCGGTCGTGGAGTTCTACCAGGTACTCACCGGTCAAGCCACCGGCCGCGACGACGATGAGCAGATCACGCTTTTCGATGACGTCGGATTCGCCATCAATGACTTCTCCGCGCTGCGTTACCTGCGCGATTCCGTCAAGGGCACCGACTTGGAGTCCGAGATTGACATCATTGCCAACCCGGACGATCCTAAGGATCTGTTCTCCTTGGTTGCTAACGTTCCGTCCCTGCTTTAAGGCACGGGTGGGGCAGAGGGGCTCAACTTCTCCCTCTGCCTCGCTAAGGTGAGAACCACTATCCCTAGAAGTTGTAAGAGGTCCTTGTCTTCCTGCAAGACAAGGACCCTTTGTCACATTCGGATGTTTTGCACTAGTTAGTGATCCGGCATCCCGTGGAATGTTGCGGGCTGGCTCTTTATGCCACCTGCAACGTTGTGCAGCATAATGCTACGCTGTTCGGCTTCCTCAGCGAAGGCCGAGATGAAGCTGGCCGATCGCTTGCCGGAGGCGCAGTACACCCAGGCGTCGCTAAGCCCCGCGCCCTGCAGGGAATCGAGCAGGGAGCGCGCTGCCTCTGGATCTTCCAGCCACACGGAGGTTGGTAAGTGGTAATGCTTGGCGGTGGCGTCAAAAAAGAAATCATCAATTGCGGCCTCCCCGGCTTCGCGTACATCGATGGCCGCGGCGCCATCGCGCAGCTTATCGAATATCTTGTCAGCGGTATCATCGTCCTCCAGCACGGCACAGGCAGCGCCACCGTAGTTGTCCTGCAGCTGTGTGGTTAGCTCACGTGCTGGGTCGTGGGGCACGCGGAAGTGAGTGATGGAGGAACTCAGGGCATCGTAGATGCTCAACAGACCAACCCGGTCGCGGTTCATGCCGGTGGCGAACTGGATTAGCTCGGTCGACATCAGGCCCGCGACCACGCTTGTGGTCACGCCCAGCACGCCGGCGGTGGCGCAATCCGGCACGGAATCGGGATCGGGTTGCAGGGGATAGAGGTCCCGTATGCCCACGCCCGATTCGGCACCGGGTCCAGACCACCACACTGCGCAGTCGCCGCGAAATCGCAGCACCGAGCCCCATACCAGCGGGGTACCCGTGATCTCCGCAGCATCAGCGGCTAGGAACTTGGTGGCAAACGTATCGGAACCATCCACCAGGATGTCCACTCCACGGAGATAATCCACGGCGTTGTCGGCGGTAAGCCGGTCGCGAATCGCATGCACCACGATGCCGGGCTGCAGCTGCTCGAGCTTTTCGGCGGCGACCTCCACCTTGGATCTACCCACATCCTGGGCGCCGAATAGGATCTGGCGGTGGATATTGGTGAGATCCACCGTGTCGTCGTCGATCACAGAAATCTCGCCCACACCGGCGGCAGCCAGTTGCTGCATCAGGGGGCAACCCAAACCACCAGCGCCGATGACGAATACGTGGGTACCGTGCAGCGCTTCCTGCTGGGCGATGCCAAAACCGGGCAACAGGGTCTGGCGGGCCACTCTATGCAGCTCTTCGCGGGGCAGTTGGCTCATTACAGGACCTTATCTTCCCAGCTCGCCAACCCTTCAAACGATGACGAGGCCACGGCGTGCTGCCTTTTCGGAATGCGCCCAGCTTGGCGGGCCAACCGGCCGCCTTCCACGGCGTATTTCATTGCAGTCGCCATCGCCAGGGGATCCTGGCAGCGGTTGATGGCACTGGCTAGAAGCACGCCATCGCAGCCCAGCTCCATGGCTAGTGCAGCATCGGAGGTCGTGCCCACACCGGCATCCAGCAGCACGGGAACCTGGGTGCGCGAACAGATCAGCTCAATATTGTGCGGGTTCAGGATACCCAGACCCGTACCAATCGGCGAGCCCAAAGGCATCACCGCATCCACGCCCACGTCTTCTAGCCGCTTGGCGATGACCGGATCGTCGCTCGTGTATGCCAGCACCACGAATCCTTCAGCAACCAGCATCTCGCAAGCATCCACGAGCTCCACCACGTCCGGTAGAAGCGTGCGATCATCCGCGATCACCTCTACCTTCACCCAATTGGTGCCCAGCGCCTCGCGGGCTAACTTGGCGGTGGTCACGGCATCGCGGGCGGTGCGGCACCCCGCAGTGTTGGGTAGCACGTCAATGTTTAATCGTTGTAAGAGCTCGAAGATGGACTCGCCACCGGGACTATTAGCGCTGTGCCGACGCATGGCGACGGTGGTGAGCTCCGTACCGCTGGCAACCAGGGATTGCTCCAGCATGTCCTGGCTGCTGGCCCCGCCGGTTCCCATTACTAGATGCGAATCGAATTGTTTATTTGCAATAGTAAGCATCGGAGATTCCTAACCGCCCTGTACGGCGATGAGGATATCGAGCTCATCGCCGTTGGCGACTTCATAAGACCAGTTGCTGGCTGGAACGACATCGCCATTGACGGCTACGGCCACGCCTTTCGGCACGGCATCGCCAGTTTCTGCTTCTACAATGGTGCCCACGGTGATCGGCCCATCGCTGTTGCGGGGTTCTCCATTAACCGTGTATTCCATGGTGCTTATTCCTTTCTTTTGTGGCTATCGGGCGTGGCGTAGCGGATCGCAGGCCGAAATGTCTATCCCCGGGGACGTGCCCAATCCCAACTGGGCACCCACCTTAGCCCCCAGGGCGGACAGGAGGATTCCGTGGCGGAAGTACCCGGTGGAGATCACTAGCCCGTCGCGTACTTTGCCCAGGTAGGGCAAATCATCGGGGGTGCCTGGCCGGGCTCCAACGATCGCTTCGATGAACTCGCAATCCTCCAGTCCCGGAACCACGCGGATGGCATCGCGAAGGAGCGTGTGCACACCGTCCACAGACGGGCCCTTGCGGTTGTCTTCGCGGCTGGTAGCACCGATAGCGATGGTGCCGTCGGTGCGGGGAATAACATACACCGGCCGATCCTCCACGAATGCGCGCACCACCCGGGTGATTGGCGCTAGCTCCTCTGGTACCCGCAGCCGCAGCATGTCACCCAACACCGGCCTCAGCGCTAGGGGATTGGCACCCTCGAACCAGCCATCCACGTCCTTGGCGCCCAGCCCGTTGCAGAGGTAGATCATGTTGGCAGTGACCATGGGGGCATCGGCAAGCTGCACATTTTGGCCGTCGATGCGCGTTGCTGCCGTGGACAGAAAGCGAACCCCGGCGTGCTGCAGGTATTCCAGCAGGCACGCGCTGAACATGCGCGGGTTGATCTGATGATCGCCCGGGATTTCCACCGCGGCGGCCAGTTGGGGGCTGAGCCCAGGCTCTAGCTTTCGTGCTTGCCGCAATGGCAGTGCGTGGGCATCCATGCCGTGTTTCTGCTGTAGCGCCAGCAGCTCGCGGATGTGCACGCCATCGGCGCGGTCGGCGCCCACCACCAGGGTGGATTCACGGCGATGCCCGGTCGGTGCGGTGGTTTTCGCACTCAACCTGATTAGCAAATCCGGGAACATCTCGCCCGAAGCAACCATCAGCGGGTACAACGGCTCTTGCCGGTATTGCACCTCCGCCACCGGAGCCAGCATGCCGCCGGCCACGAAGGTGGCACCGCTAATGGGGTGGGGATCGATCACCACGATTTCCTGTGGGTCGACACCCGCATCCACCAACTCGAATGCGGTGGTAAGCCCGATGATTCCCGCGCCAATGATCGCGTGCTCGGCATTATGCATGTGAACCTGTGGCTGCATTCTTGTCCGCCCGATCGAAGGCATCGACAACCGTGGTTGCCAGCGCAGCTTGATCATCGGAGTCCATAAAAGCACGCACAATCGCCACTCCAGCCACACCGGTCTGGGCCAGTGCTTCTGCGTCGGTGGCCTGCACGTCTCCAATAGCCACCACCGGAACTGCCGATGCACTCACGAGTGGGGGATAACCATCCAACCCCAGCGGGGTGCGGCCGGAGTTTTTCGTGGGCGTGGGGCGGAACGGCCCGGCACCGATGTAGTCGATCACATCGGCGTACTCGTTAGCACCCTGCACAAGCTCGAGGGTGCCGGTGGTCAACCCGATGATCGCATCCTCGCCAAGGATTCGTCGTGCCAGGCGCGGATCCAGGTCGTCCTGGCCGATGTGTACGCCGTGGATATTGTGGTTACCCATCAGCGCGGCGGCCACGTCGACTCGGTCATCGATAAGCACCCGCGTTGCTGGATTGGCCTCTTCGACCGCCGCCGCCACGTCGATAGCAAGCGCGGTCAGATCGCGCACGCTAATGGGTTTGCTGCGAACTTGAATCACGCCCGCGCCACCGGCTGCTGCCGCTGCGGCAACCTGCACGACCTTCTCCTGCGGTACACCCGTCACGTGGTAACACCGCAGGTCCGGTTGGTTAGCGCTCACTGTACGCCGCTGCTTCCTTCTGCAGGTCCTCGGAAACTTCCTTAGCCTCGTCACGGTTTAGGTAGAGCTTGGAGCCCGCACGACGGAACTCCTCGGCCATTTCTTCTTCGCCTTCGGCGTTAGTGACGCCCTCTTCGTCCACGCTCTGGCGGCCGAAGCCAGGCAAGCCGAGGTCCTTGACTAGCGATTGCTCTCGGTCGGTGGCCAGAGCCTCGTCGATCTTCTCGCCGAATGCGTCGCGGATATCCTGGCTGATGCGCATGGAGCAGAATTTTGGTCCGCACATCGAGCAGAAATGGGCGGTCTTCGCCGGCTCCGCAGGCAGGGTTTCGTCGTGGTAGGACTGGGCGGTATCCGGGTCCAGGGACAGGGCGAACTGGTCGTGCCAACGGAATTCGAAGCGAGCCTTGCTCATCGCATCGTCCCACTCGTGGGCGCCAGGGTGGCCCTTGGCGACGTCCGCCGCGTGCGCGGAGACCTTGTAGGTGATCACACCAGTCTTCACGTCGTCCTTATTCGGTAGGCCGAGGTGCTCCTTCGGGGTGACGTAGCACAGCATCGCGGTACCACCCATCGCGATATTGGCCGCACCGATGGCGGAAGTGATGTGGTCATAGCCGGGAGCAATATCGGTAACCAGCGGTCCCAGGGTGTAAAACGGCGCGCCGCCGCACCATTCCTGCTCCTTTTCGTTATTGACCTGCACCATGTTGAGCGGCACGTGGCCTGGGCCTTCTACCATGACCTGAACGTCGTACTCCCAGGCACGGTGGGTCAATTCACCGATGGTCTTCAGTTCAGCGAACTGGGCTGCGTCGTTGGCATCGGCGATGGAGCCGGGGCGCAGGCCATCGCCAAGCGAGAACGCGACGTCGTACTTGGCGAAGATCTCGCACAGCTCGTCAAAGTTCTCGTACAGGAAGGATTCCTTGTGGTGGGCTAGGCACCAGCCGGCCATGATGGAACCGCCGCGCGAAACGATGCCGGTCACGCGCTTGGTGGTCAGCGGCACGAAGGGCAGGCGCACCCCGGCGTGGATCGTCATGTAGTCCACGCCCTGCTCGCATTGCTCGATTACGGTATCGCGGAAGATTTCCCAGGTCAGGTCCTCGGCCACGCCGTCGACCTTCTCAAGGGCCTGGTAGATCGGCACGGTACCGATCGGCACCGGAGAGTTGCGCATGATCCACTCGCGGGTGGTGTGAATGTCGTTGCCCGTGGATAGATCCATCACGGTATCTGCGCCCCAGCGGGTAGCCCAGCGCAGCTTGTCCACCTCTTCGCGGATGGAGGAGGTCACTGCGGAGTTGCCGATATTGGCGTTGATCTTCGTGTTGAAGGCATTGCCGATGATCATCGGCTCGGATTCCGGGTGGTTGATATTATTCGGGATGATTGCCTTACCGGAGGCAACCTGCTCGCGCACCTTTTCTACGTCGCAGTGCTCGCGCAGTGCGACGTATTCCATCTCCGGGGTGATAATACCCTGGCGGGCGTAGTGCATCTGGGTTACGCGCTTGCCTTCCTTGGCTCGCAGCGTCTCGCGGCTTATACCCTTCCACTCATCGCTGGCCTCGCCACGCTTGAGGGCGCGGTTACCGTCGTCCAACAGGTTGCGGCGCCGGCCCTCGTAGGCCTCCACATCGCCGCGAGCTTCGATCCACTCGCTGCGCAGAGCCTCTAGCCCCTCTGTCGGCTCGGCCCACGGGCCACGTGTGCGGTAGAGCTTCTGCGGCGCGTTCGGGCCGGTAGGGGAATCGTCCAGCTGCACCTCGGTCTCCGGCACCTGTAGGGTGAAGGTCTTGCCGAAGGATTCCACCTGCTTTTCGATGGGGGCGAAGCTGTGCTTCGGGTGGATTTCCGCACCGTACTCGTCGTTCGGGATGGTAGTACGGGTGTGCTGGGCAGACGTATCCGTCATAGTTGACTCTCCTCATTCTTCCTTCGCTGGTTCTAACCAGGCAGGTTCTAG
The window above is part of the Corynebacterium accolens genome. Proteins encoded here:
- a CDS encoding amino acid permease, whose amino-acid sequence is MTENSPPSSTGPHENEKAVFASEDHGLQKGMGNRQLQMIAIGSAIGTGLLLGTGSRLQTAGPFLAVLYLICGFFGYIILRSLGELIVYRPSSGSFVSYAREFYGEKAAFVTGWLYWGNWAMTLVADGTAVAIYIKWFSQYTTWLDSVPQWTLALVVICSILVFNMLSVKIFGELEYWFSLIKIVALIIFMLVAIGVLIFGHPSGDPTGFSLISSTGGWLPNGLLPAVIVIQGVVFAYAGIELVGTTSGETKDVEKHIPRAVNNVLLRILVFYFGSVLLLTLVLPYTNYVAEVSPFVTFFESLGVGVAAPIFQLVVITAAISSLNAGLYSTGRIMYNMSTSGSGPKFGARMSKSGVPYGGIVMAALVGLAGVFLNYVVPEMAFEIVLNLAALGTLASWAAVALSHLRFIQLSKSGRYTRPGYRSPFGQGGDWAVLIFIGLVIILMAFDYPIGTYALASTVLLIPVFVAMWFAWRERIRTIAEERKAKHLPTSSFPAAPQTDLHSKN
- a CDS encoding ornithine cyclodeaminase, with protein sequence MNHAVKFVDVENMARWIQREGVENIITGMVDYLEADYREWERFDKIPRVASHTPFGVIELMPTSNGKEYSFKYVNGHPSNPARGYQTVTAFGVIADVDNGYPTFEAEMTLLTALRTAATSAMVGKHLARKDSKRMAMIGAGSQSEFQALGFRGVMGIEDITIYDIDPEAVEKFKRNLEPLGFNITACSSVDEAVLGADIITTCTADKAQNQILADRHVAPGVHLNAVGGDCPGKTELESSILDKSKVFVEFPEQTRIEGEIQQKPEDFPVVEFYQVLTGQATGRDDDEQITLFDDVGFAINDFSALRYLRDSVKGTDLESEIDIIANPDDPKDLFSLVANVPSLL
- a CDS encoding ThiF family adenylyltransferase, which produces MSQLPREELHRVARQTLLPGFGIAQQEALHGTHVFVIGAGGLGCPLMQQLAAAGVGEISVIDDDTVDLTNIHRQILFGAQDVGRSKVEVAAEKLEQLQPGIVVHAIRDRLTADNAVDYLRGVDILVDGSDTFATKFLAADAAEITGTPLVWGSVLRFRGDCAVWWSGPGAESGVGIRDLYPLQPDPDSVPDCATAGVLGVTTSVVAGLMSTELIQFATGMNRDRVGLLSIYDALSSSITHFRVPHDPARELTTQLQDNYGGAACAVLEDDDTADKIFDKLRDGAAAIDVREAGEAAIDDFFFDATAKHYHLPTSVWLEDPEAARSLLDSLQGAGLSDAWVYCASGKRSASFISAFAEEAEQRSIMLHNVAGGIKSQPATFHGMPDH
- a CDS encoding thiazole synthase; protein product: MLTIANKQFDSHLVMGTGGASSQDMLEQSLVASGTELTTVAMRRHSANSPGGESIFELLQRLNIDVLPNTAGCRTARDAVTTAKLAREALGTNWVKVEVIADDRTLLPDVVELVDACEMLVAEGFVVLAYTSDDPVIAKRLEDVGVDAVMPLGSPIGTGLGILNPHNIELICSRTQVPVLLDAGVGTTSDAALAMELGCDGVLLASAINRCQDPLAMATAMKYAVEGGRLARQAGRIPKRQHAVASSSFEGLASWEDKVL
- the thiS gene encoding sulfur carrier protein ThiS, translating into MEYTVNGEPRNSDGPITVGTIVEAETGDAVPKGVAVAVNGDVVPASNWSYEVANGDELDILIAVQGG
- the thiO gene encoding glycine oxidase ThiO, whose amino-acid sequence is MHNAEHAIIGAGIIGLTTAFELVDAGVDPQEIVVIDPHPISGATFVAGGMLAPVAEVQYRQEPLYPLMVASGEMFPDLLIRLSAKTTAPTGHRRESTLVVGADRADGVHIRELLALQQKHGMDAHALPLRQARKLEPGLSPQLAAAVEIPGDHQINPRMFSACLLEYLQHAGVRFLSTAATRIDGQNVQLADAPMVTANMIYLCNGLGAKDVDGWFEGANPLALRPVLGDMLRLRVPEELAPITRVVRAFVEDRPVYVIPRTDGTIAIGATSREDNRKGPSVDGVHTLLRDAIRVVPGLEDCEFIEAIVGARPGTPDDLPYLGKVRDGLVISTGYFRHGILLSALGAKVGAQLGLGTSPGIDISACDPLRHAR
- a CDS encoding thiamine phosphate synthase; translated protein: MSANQPDLRCYHVTGVPQEKVVQVAAAAAAGGAGVIQVRSKPISVRDLTALAIDVAAAVEEANPATRVLIDDRVDVAAALMGNHNIHGVHIGQDDLDPRLARRILGEDAIIGLTTGTLELVQGANEYADVIDYIGAGPFRPTPTKNSGRTPLGLDGYPPLVSASAVPVVAIGDVQATDAEALAQTGVAGVAIVRAFMDSDDQAALATTVVDAFDRADKNAATGSHA
- the thiC gene encoding phosphomethylpyrimidine synthase ThiC — translated: MTDTSAQHTRTTIPNDEYGAEIHPKHSFAPIEKQVESFGKTFTLQVPETEVQLDDSPTGPNAPQKLYRTRGPWAEPTEGLEALRSEWIEARGDVEAYEGRRRNLLDDGNRALKRGEASDEWKGISRETLRAKEGKRVTQMHYARQGIITPEMEYVALREHCDVEKVREQVASGKAIIPNNINHPESEPMIIGNAFNTKINANIGNSAVTSSIREEVDKLRWATRWGADTVMDLSTGNDIHTTREWIMRNSPVPIGTVPIYQALEKVDGVAEDLTWEIFRDTVIEQCEQGVDYMTIHAGVRLPFVPLTTKRVTGIVSRGGSIMAGWCLAHHKESFLYENFDELCEIFAKYDVAFSLGDGLRPGSIADANDAAQFAELKTIGELTHRAWEYDVQVMVEGPGHVPLNMVQVNNEKEQEWCGGAPFYTLGPLVTDIAPGYDHITSAIGAANIAMGGTAMLCYVTPKEHLGLPNKDDVKTGVITYKVSAHAADVAKGHPGAHEWDDAMSKARFEFRWHDQFALSLDPDTAQSYHDETLPAEPAKTAHFCSMCGPKFCSMRISQDIRDAFGEKIDEALATDREQSLVKDLGLPGFGRQSVDEEGVTNAEGEEEMAEEFRRAGSKLYLNRDEAKEVSEDLQKEAAAYSER